The Paenibacillus sp. FSL W8-0426 region CGCCGTCTACCTCTAACCTGAACCCATAATCCAAAAAGAAAGTTGTCATAAAAGCGAGAATCCAGGTGAGGATTACATATATTGTAATCATCCCCGCCATATTGGCTAACATGAGTCGGTCGTAAATAAACGCCCAAGCTGAAGTGTCCCTTAGCCATTGATCCCATAGCTTTAAACCGCCTCCTGCGATAACGAACCAAATCACCAAGAGTTTGCCTCGTGCCAAAGTCATAATAAGCGTACGACTGAGCGACATTCGCAATTCTTCATGAGATAAGACATCTGCCTCCGAATGAGGGGCAAGTTTATGTCTGCTTTCGTCTATGCAGGGTATATTTATGTCACTGGGCAATCCCAGCATGGCTTGAATGCGGGCGGCCTCTGCAACCGTAATGGAACTAAGTACAGCCTCGGGCTCGTCATTTCCTCCAGCTGTTTCTACTTTCAATCGGATCAGACCGAATAATCTATCGTATATACTGATTGACGTGTCCAATGAAGAAATGCGTTCCTTGGAAATCCAAAGTTTTTGGCGAATCCATAAACCATGCTCGATATAAAGAACTCCCTGTTCAACTCTATATAAGAAGCGACGCCAACGCAGCCATGCCAATACGATTAACAATATAATAGCATTGGTGATGATGACACCGGTCAAAAACAAGCGATTGACCTCTTCGCCGAATAGATTGTTTGCTAGAACAATACAAACAGGGATAAGCGGCAGCAAGCCAGCTAGTTCTTTCCCTGAATGGGTTAGAAAATATAACATCGAAACCGGGTGCAGACGTCGATCCGTTGCGGTTAGGGTATGTTTAGATCTCCTCATGATTGATATCGGCCCCCTCGGCGATTCGTCTTCGCACACGATCGGCTTCCTCATCGGATAATCCCGGGATACAATGGCTGCCTGCGGCTGTGGCGAACGTTACAGTGGATAATCCGTATCTTTTCTCAAGCGGACCCTGCTTCGTGTTTACGTGCTGAATGCGCGACATTGGAATCAATGTTCGTTTCCGCACCCAAAGGCCATGGTGAAGCTCTACTTCTTTCTCCAAAATCGCATACTGCCAAGAACGATACAGCACGCTCGGAAGTATTACCAGTTCTAAAACAATGATCATGAAAGAGATAACGGCCGTTAATGCTACGATCCATATTGGCCAATCGTATCGTACCGTCAACAAGCCAAACACGACGACAATGATTAGGCATACCGCGCTGCTCACCCATCCTTCAGTCTTTCGGCAATTAATCGCTCGTGGATCGATACGCTTCATCGTCCTTCCACCTTCTCCCCGGTAGCACCCGTGCTAACCTTTGGCTTGCAGACAGCGGCAAGAAATAGCGAGACAAGCTCCTCGGAGAAGCCTGGTATATCAAGGTTCGGTTGAGCTACAAGTTGAGTAGCCACGCTGTCAATCGCACTGCGTATAGCGGAAGCAGTGACACGAGCAGCCCGTTCAGTGAACGTCCTGAATTCCCCTGTCTCTTCCCCCCATTTAAAGATTTCGATAAGAGGTTCTAGAATGGAGTCATCTGTCGAGCCCGCGAAGCGCAGTTTCCCTTCCGGCGTACGAGCATTCATAACGACTTCGGCTAAGGCAACAATGTAGTCGCAGTTCTCTTTTATAAAAGCTAGATTAGACTCGATATAGGCTGTTAACATGCCAATGGGACTCGTTTGTCCCTCGACTTTTGGCTGCATAAAACGGAAACCAGCTTCATACACCTCGCGGACGATTTGATCCATCAAATCGTCTTTACTCGCAAAATGGTAGGTAAATACCCCCTTGCTGATACCCGCGCGTTTAGAGATTTCCCCCACTGAGGCCTTAGAATAACCCAGCGCGGCGATGGTCTCAATCGCCACTTTCATAATCTGTTCTTTTCTTTTCGTTTGTTCCATACACTCAAGCACCTCGATGCAATATTCTTTAAATCAGAAACCCAACTTGATTTAGTACGATCGTACAATTATATTAGCACGATCGTACTAAAGTGTAAATATGTCGTTTCATTTATTCTGGCTAATGACTATCGCAATCAAACGCCCGAATGGCGAAAGGGGGACCATTGCCTTTAATCAGCAATGATCCCCCTTCTAGATACCCCTTCGTTTCTGCATCCCCAAAAACTTGCCGTTACTTATGCTACGTTTCACCACGTTTGATCTTAAACTACCCTGTCCGTTCCGTATTATGAGATCAGCCAGTTTTTCTGTTGACCTTTTTTTGTTCGCAGGAAGTTTATATGGGTAGCTGGGGTAGAACGTCTCTGCCGTGGGGCTATGACACCGTGAGCTAAAATGTTCACCCCCGTTCTTCTCTCCCGACATTAACTCCTTAAGTCAATGAGAAATAGAGTGTTACCTTTGCAGATCCAAGATTACTTTTTTTCTTCTTGCAAAGTGACTTCCCCGCCTACGAAACAGGGAATCTCAATATCATCGATGTCCACCATCTTATCCTGTTCTGCATCGTAATACTCCCCGAATAAAAATAGCGACTCATTTTTCCTACTCAATAAATAAGGGATAATTTTTTCACAAAATTCGGTAACACTTTGAAACATACTCCCTGGTGCAATCCCCGATTCATCGATAACTAACAATTCTTTGTGAACAATACGAGCAGGGTTGCGATTTAAATGGTACAGTTGAAAAGAGGTATCCTTGCGATACTCTTTATAAATCGGTATTTCTATCTTTTCTATGAAATCTCCATCCGTATAATTCAAGATCAACTTTGCGGTCATCTCCATTCTCCTTTTCGATCCGAATAACTCTCCAGTTTGTGAAACAGCGTATCTTGTTCCAAAGACTAATTTAACTCTGCTATTATACGATACAATATATTTTTGCTATCTTCATCCTTGGGCCGAGGTACTCTACCGATTTGTTCGTAAACCTCCTTTTCCTCTAAAAGTTGTCTCGGATGTAAGACATGAGCTGATATTCCGTTTAACATAAAGCTTTTTGATAACAACGAATCCTGTCGCCATACCCACTCTGGTAAGCCATTCATAATAATACTTCCATCATTAGTACTCGATATATAGCCAAATGTAATATCTACGCCATCTTTGCTAAAATCAGACTGTCTCCCGCGAAACTGCTCTCTCACAGAAATCTGTTCATAACCAGCTTCGACAAGAGCAAGCTCTAGCTGCTCTCTGTGCTGTATCCATGTTACCAAGTCTATATCGTCATGTGGACGGGTAACCTTTCCGAGTAAAAAATCGATTGCCCATCCACCGCGCAACCAGAATCTGCATTCAATAGTTGCACAAATTGCACTGGGTTGCTCTGTTACAACATTATCGTTCCCGAAGTTCATTCTCAGTCGGGGCTATGGAAGTGCCTACCGCAAAATCATAAGCTTAGAGTAAGAAAAAGATGTCCCCTTAGCTGCCAAACCACTGTAATATCAAAAAACTTAGCTTTACTACAAATGTTAAACCGAGTCATCATTCAGCGAACTTGCCCCGTTAGCAGAATGAATCGTTACCCATTCTTCTCTTAAAATTCCCATTCGAATGGAATCATAATAACTTCCATTGTAGAAACGAACCTTTCGAATTCGCGCTTCATTTTGCATCCCTAGTTTTTCACCAACTCGAATCATTCTTTCATTACCTGACCATGTAGTAAAACCTACACGAACTAGCGGCATTGTATTAAATAAATGATCCATCCATAATTTTAATGCACGTGTTCCATTTCCTTTCCCCCATGAACTGCTCTCATGAAATACAATTCCCATTTCAAGCCATTTCGAAGGCTCATGTTCCCAATAATAAGAAACCATACCTCGTACAATTCGATCTACTTCGATTACCCAAAGGTTTGGTTGGTTGATCCAGCTTTCACCGATAGGTAAAAATTCTTCATACGTTTTAGATTGATGCGGATAATAAGGAGCATCCCATCTTTTCCATTCAGGCGTTTCATCCTTATACACTAATTCCCAAATACGATAAAGATCAGTATGCTCAATTGGCCGAATTAACAAATTCTCATCATGGTACATATAAGTATGTTCCTCTTTTCAAATAATTTGGTTTATTGATTCCGATTGAAAAGAGTCAAAGGCAAACAAACTACTTTTCAATCACCTTTGTTACATATTTCATACGAATCATCTCCTTCGTTCTAAATTAGTAACATAATACTATAATACCAATGATATCATGTAATTCTTACCATTTATATTTATTGTGAAATTGGAATAAGAAAATTTCAGAACTTAATCATGAGTATTATTTATTGCCCTAACCTGCCCGTTCGTTGAACAAAAGCAGCCGATCATTTTGATCAGCTGCTTTGTTGTTTTATTGAGCTGATGAATTATCGAACTCTATAGTAAGGAGAGAACATATTAAGATATCAGTAAATAAAGAGCCCCGTTTAGAAGTTCAAATTTAATTTATCGAACCATTGCGGTTTAAATCGTTTTAACCATATTCCCATCAATAACATAATCCGCTCCGGTAATCATTGAAGCTCGCTCCGAAGCAAGGAAAACTGTAAGGTTCGCAATATCTCCGGCTTCTGCAAATTTCCCCAATGTTATACCAGCCATTTTAGGTAGCTCTTCAAAAACTTTTTCTGAATCCATCGCTGCAACTGAACCGATTGTTTTGGCCATTCCGTTGTCAGGGTCTTGCCACAAAGGTGTTACTACCGGTCCAGGTGAGATCGAATTAACTCTAACATTACGAGGTCCAAACTCACCAGCCAGTATTTTCGTCAAATTATTAAGTGCCGCTTTGGTGGTGCCATATATAGGCAATAGCAATTCGGGCATCCGTGCATTTACTGAAGAGATATTTACAATTGCACCCTCATTGTTATTTAGGATAGAAAGTTCAACTGTATTACGTTCCATATTGACATCAATAGGTAGATGTTTGACTGATTTATGTTCAACAAGATCAGCCAATTCCTCCGTTAAAGTCCGACTTACCGCGACGACACTTGCCCCTTCCTCGATAAATTTTCGAACGATAGCGAGTCCAATTCCTTTACTTGCTCCGGTAACGACAGCTACTTTGTTGGCTAATTTAAGATCCATGTTTATCTCCTAAAGCTAACGCTTTTAAAATTTAAATTCCTTTATTTCCAAGCAGTATTTCTTTGATGAAAACAATGTTTCGAAGCGATACGCTGTGCGATCTGAATTTGCATCAATGAAGTGTTTGAGAGCTTAAAGATATGGATCATACCAGCATCCCTATTCCCAAACTTTACAATGGACCCGTACTCAGCTAAATAATCGGCTTTACAACTAATTACATCGCCCAATTTAGGTAGATCCTTATTTTTACGCAATAGGCGTACCATTAGGCATTTCAGTATCCGGCTTTAAGAGAATAACATCTCCTTTTTCCGGGACTCCTCCCAAAACTAATACCTCCGATTTGAATCCCGCAATGCGCCGAGGAGGAAAATTGACGATTCCTATAATTTGCTTCCCTACAATTTCCTCAACCTTATAACGCTTAGTTATTTGTGCACTTGAAGATTTCGTCCCGATCTCCGGTCCAAAATCAATCTTAAGCTTTATCGCAGGGACCTTTGCTTCTTCAAAAAACTCCGCTTCCTTAATCGTTCCGACACGAATATCTAGTGCTGCAAAATCATCGATCGTTGCCAACGTTTTGCCTCCTCCACTAAAGTCTTTAAGCGCTCACGAAAATATCTCTCACGCTTTACGGACAGAACTTAATGAGTTCCGCTCGGTGTTGCATTTTACTGCGCTGGGCGGAACGGCTGCAGGAGTCGAATCCCTTCCTCAATAGATCCCTCCATCAGTTCTAAGAGCTGGGGCACCAGTTCCTGCATCCGCGGGGCGTTCAGGTGCCGATCGAGAGCATCCCGGTTTTCCCAGCGCTCGTAGATGATGAATGTACCGGGCTGGCCTTCTACCTCGTGAGCCTCGTAGTCAATGTTGCCCAGGTCGTTGCGCGACGGAGTGACAGCAGCAGTCATAAATGCCTTCATCTCGGCTTCTCTCCCTGCCTTAGCTCTCGCCTCCCAGAGTACAGTAACGTAACGGTTCTTTGTATCGTTCATGCTAATTCCTCCTCAATTTATAAATACTTCGTATTTTGGCTTTAGCGTCTTCTCATATAGGCAAATTCCCGGTTTATGCTTAAAATTCCAATGTATCTAATGGCTTAGCTTAACGCTGTTATAGGCGTCCAAAAGTACGATTAAAGCCTTGGCCCGCAAGAACATCTCGACGAACTATATCTAAACGGCGTGTTTGGTATTCACTCAAAGCATTTATTATCGAATTCGGATACTTTTTAATGGCATCCATTATGGCAACCGTATCATCAAGTGAGTCATTAAAGCCTGCGCCCGTCATTGGCGACATGGTATGAGCTGCGTCGCCGATCATCGCTATTCTTCCTTTTGACAATATATTAGGGAGGTATTCATTTACAGGTGCCCCGATTAAACTGCGATCCTTAATCGCGATTTGCAAAATGGCATCCTCTTCTTCACTCCAGTTGGCTTGGCTGGTTTGTGATAGTTCTTTCAGCAGCGAATCCGGAACAGCTTCACCGTACAAAGAATGCTGGGCAATTCCGTCCTTTAACACTCCTAATTCAGACAGCAATGGATTATGCGAATGATCAAACCAGCAAAAACCTATCCATCGCTGGCCGGGATGGGTTCCCCCCTCTTTCCCTGGCATCACCGCAGTTGTCAATTTACCGGCGGCACTATCGCTGAAATAAGCGCTCGAAAGCTGCCGTTTTTTCCAGTCTGTTTTTGGCAGCAAATTTTCATCCACTTTCCCTACCCAAGCCAGATAGCCGGCATAATCTGCAAATGGTTTGTCAGGGCTTAAATAACGGCGGACAATACTGCGATATCCATCTGCACCAATCAAGAAGTCTCCTTTAAACGTATGCTCCTCTTCACTGATCGCCCAAGCGGATGATTCATTTTGCCCAACACTAACAATTCGTGTATGGTGCTGAAGGGTAATACCAGGTTCTTTAGCGACCGCGTTGCGCAAACGTTCTTGAATGGCTGACCAGGCTTCAACATTGTTGTTACCATTGGATGCCAAGTGTCTTAATTCTCGTTCAATTTCACTATTATGATAAGGCTTTGTGTGCAAGCGAATAAAAGCACCATTTCTTAATGATGAATCTGCACGTTCAAGAATAGTCACTGTATAACCAGAACGGGATAACGCAAGCCCCATCATTAGACCACCTAAAGATCCACCTACAATAATGGCATGTTCAACCTGTTGTTGTGACATGATTCATTCTCCTGTTTTGTAATAGGGCATTCGTAAAAATATCCATCCGTTACTGCAGCTTCATCTGGCTGCGGAGCATCCGATCGAGGAGTTTGTCCGGGAGAATACGGACCAGTCGGGTCAGCAGTG contains the following coding sequences:
- a CDS encoding PH domain-containing protein, with the translated sequence MRRSKHTLTATDRRLHPVSMLYFLTHSGKELAGLLPLIPVCIVLANNLFGEEVNRLFLTGVIITNAIILLIVLAWLRWRRFLYRVEQGVLYIEHGLWIRQKLWISKERISSLDTSISIYDRLFGLIRLKVETAGGNDEPEAVLSSITVAEAARIQAMLGLPSDINIPCIDESRHKLAPHSEADVLSHEELRMSLSRTLIMTLARGKLLVIWFVIAGGGLKLWDQWLRDTSAWAFIYDRLMLANMAGMITIYVILTWILAFMTTFFLDYGFRLEVDGDKITIERGFLEKKRKVIKTSRIQAVRVTENVLHQIFGMVSVRIVMSGSSEEDKKTVDLFPLVRVSELPSLLNRVLPDFTLPKAWNLVSKKGYGNYVVFPSLVCLIATAAAIVLLPTDWRWLVLFFPIVVWWRGVLEFKNAAWSQEGGEQLAIRFGSFSRQQVLIPRSRVQWHRSTQTLFQEGKQIATLRVNVASSKSGAVFLLRHAPVTDVHKLFDWLSFTRKRSEQWDVSK
- the csaA gene encoding chaperone CsaA, yielding MATIDDFAALDIRVGTIKEAEFFEEAKVPAIKLKIDFGPEIGTKSSSAQITKRYKVEEIVGKQIIGIVNFPPRRIAGFKSEVLVLGGVPEKGDVILLKPDTEMPNGTPIA
- a CDS encoding TetR/AcrR family transcriptional regulator, producing the protein MEQTKRKEQIMKVAIETIAALGYSKASVGEISKRAGISKGVFTYHFASKDDLMDQIVREVYEAGFRFMQPKVEGQTSPIGMLTAYIESNLAFIKENCDYIVALAEVVMNARTPEGKLRFAGSTDDSILEPLIEIFKWGEETGEFRTFTERAARVTASAIRSAIDSVATQLVAQPNLDIPGFSEELVSLFLAAVCKPKVSTGATGEKVEGR
- a CDS encoding FAD-dependent monooxygenase, producing the protein MSQQQVEHAIIVGGSLGGLMMGLALSRSGYTVTILERADSSLRNGAFIRLHTKPYHNSEIERELRHLASNGNNNVEAWSAIQERLRNAVAKEPGITLQHHTRIVSVGQNESSAWAISEEEHTFKGDFLIGADGYRSIVRRYLSPDKPFADYAGYLAWVGKVDENLLPKTDWKKRQLSSAYFSDSAAGKLTTAVMPGKEGGTHPGQRWIGFCWFDHSHNPLLSELGVLKDGIAQHSLYGEAVPDSLLKELSQTSQANWSEEEDAILQIAIKDRSLIGAPVNEYLPNILSKGRIAMIGDAAHTMSPMTGAGFNDSLDDTVAIMDAIKKYPNSIINALSEYQTRRLDIVRRDVLAGQGFNRTFGRL
- a CDS encoding GNAT family protein — encoded protein: MYHDENLLIRPIEHTDLYRIWELVYKDETPEWKRWDAPYYPHQSKTYEEFLPIGESWINQPNLWVIEVDRIVRGMVSYYWEHEPSKWLEMGIVFHESSSWGKGNGTRALKLWMDHLFNTMPLVRVGFTTWSGNERMIRVGEKLGMQNEARIRKVRFYNGSYYDSIRMGILREEWVTIHSANGASSLNDDSV
- a CDS encoding SDR family oxidoreductase, with the protein product MDLKLANKVAVVTGASKGIGLAIVRKFIEEGASVVAVSRTLTEELADLVEHKSVKHLPIDVNMERNTVELSILNNNEGAIVNISSVNARMPELLLPIYGTTKAALNNLTKILAGEFGPRNVRVNSISPGPVVTPLWQDPDNGMAKTIGSVAAMDSEKVFEELPKMAGITLGKFAEAGDIANLTVFLASERASMITGADYVIDGNMVKTI
- a CDS encoding putative quinol monooxygenase translates to MNDTKNRYVTVLWEARAKAGREAEMKAFMTAAVTPSRNDLGNIDYEAHEVEGQPGTFIIYERWENRDALDRHLNAPRMQELVPQLLELMEGSIEEGIRLLQPFRPAQ
- a CDS encoding PH domain-containing protein — encoded protein: MKRIDPRAINCRKTEGWVSSAVCLIIVVVFGLLTVRYDWPIWIVALTAVISFMIIVLELVILPSVLYRSWQYAILEKEVELHHGLWVRKRTLIPMSRIQHVNTKQGPLEKRYGLSTVTFATAAGSHCIPGLSDEEADRVRRRIAEGADINHEEI